One window of the Anabaena sphaerica FACHB-251 genome contains the following:
- a CDS encoding ArsR/SmtB family transcription factor, whose translation MSEIFPGALSQVAEYFKVLSEVSRLQVLCCLKTGAKNVTQIIAETGLGQANVSKHLKILTQAGIVKRTPEGVSVIYEIADPILFQLCDLVCDRLSVRLEEQTKQLEQLKM comes from the coding sequence ATGTCAGAGATATTTCCAGGCGCTCTTAGTCAGGTTGCAGAATATTTTAAAGTGCTGTCCGAGGTCAGTCGGTTACAAGTGTTGTGTTGTTTGAAAACTGGAGCGAAGAATGTAACCCAAATCATTGCGGAGACGGGACTAGGACAAGCGAATGTATCGAAGCATCTGAAGATTTTGACTCAAGCAGGTATTGTCAAACGGACACCGGAGGGAGTCAGCGTCATTTATGAAATCGCTGATCCTATTTTATTTCAGTTATGTGATTTGGTGTGCGATCGCTTATCCGTCAGACTCGAAGAACAAACCAAGCAGTTAGAACAACTCAAAATGTGA